Proteins from a single region of Haloplanus sp. GDY1:
- a CDS encoding MBL fold metallo-hydrolase — protein sequence MAIGDLTAVPSTDTHYVDVGAYDVPGYGSVYLVDAERPAVIDPGLGTNVDLVIDALDDLGIDDLAYVLTTHVHLDHAGGAGLLLEEFPEATVLTHEIGVRHLIDPSRLVAGTKAAVGDQWQYYVDPEPVPDDRIEALADGDAVDLGDRVVDVIHAPGHAPHQVVFHDRDDDVLFSGDAGGIRPGGTGDLFPTSPPVNFDLETCLDDAATIAERNPGRICFGHFGDAAFSPELMDEYAETLSAWVERVREKRAELDDDEAVVEYFAETADPIAPWGARKTRAEYRLNARGVLGYLDQRGE from the coding sequence ATGGCCATCGGCGACCTCACCGCCGTCCCCAGTACCGACACCCACTACGTCGACGTCGGCGCCTACGACGTCCCCGGCTACGGGTCCGTCTACCTCGTCGACGCCGAGCGACCGGCCGTGATCGACCCCGGACTGGGGACGAACGTCGACCTCGTGATCGACGCCCTTGACGACCTCGGGATCGACGACCTCGCCTACGTGCTGACGACCCACGTCCACCTCGATCACGCCGGCGGCGCGGGCCTCCTGCTCGAGGAGTTCCCCGAGGCGACGGTGCTCACCCACGAGATCGGCGTCCGCCACCTGATCGATCCCTCCAGACTCGTCGCGGGGACGAAGGCCGCCGTCGGCGACCAGTGGCAGTACTACGTCGACCCGGAACCGGTGCCGGACGACCGGATCGAGGCGCTCGCGGACGGCGACGCCGTCGACCTGGGCGACCGGGTCGTCGACGTGATCCACGCACCCGGCCACGCCCCGCACCAGGTGGTCTTCCACGACCGGGACGACGACGTCCTCTTCTCCGGCGACGCCGGCGGCATCCGACCGGGCGGGACCGGCGACCTCTTTCCCACCTCGCCGCCCGTCAACTTCGACCTGGAGACCTGCCTCGACGACGCGGCGACCATCGCCGAGCGAAACCCCGGGCGGATCTGCTTCGGCCACTTCGGCGACGCCGCCTTCTCCCCCGAACTGATGGACGAGTACGCCGAGACCCTCTCGGCGTGGGTCGAGCGGGTCCGCGAGAAGCGGGCGGAACTCGACGACGACGAGGCCGTCGTCGAGTACTTCGCGGAGACGGCCGACCCGATAGCGCCCTGGGGCGCCCGCAAGACGCGGGCCGAGTACCGCCTCAACGCGCGGGGCGTCCTCGGCTACCTCGACCAGCGAGGCGAGTGA
- a CDS encoding TIGR00341 family protein produces the protein MRLVQVMVPPGKRDAILRTLDDEGIDYVVAEETSNREYTAAVTFPLPQAAVEPVLERLREAGLDREAYTVVLNAETVISRRFDDLVERYEAGEENGDRIAREELAARARSLAPNWRTFVVMTTVSAVVATAGLLLDSAAVVVGSMVIAPLIGPAMATSTGSVVDDRDLLLRGVKQQVVGGVLAVLAAAAFALLLRTAHVVPLETAEVFAIDEVRERLVPDVLSLVIALGAGAAGALSLSTGVSTALVGVMIAAALVPPTAVVGIGLAWGSPRTVSGALVLVLVNFLSINFAALAVLWATGYRPKGWLRSEEARAATLKRIAALGAALLVLSTLLAGVTYSTYRTATFEEETRATVDAVLDDHEDLERLSLAISYEETFPFTRPERVTVVVGHPPGTDTPALAERLAERIAPIAETPFRPDRPVTVEVQYVVVERANAAAGAEGAARAAPVAPAEAALPGHATRRTSPSTPVAT, from the coding sequence GTGCGACTCGTTCAGGTGATGGTCCCCCCGGGGAAGCGCGACGCCATCCTGCGCACCCTCGACGACGAGGGCATCGACTACGTGGTGGCGGAGGAGACCAGCAACCGCGAGTACACCGCGGCGGTCACCTTCCCGCTCCCGCAGGCGGCGGTCGAACCGGTCCTCGAACGCCTCCGCGAGGCGGGGCTGGATCGGGAGGCCTACACGGTCGTCCTGAACGCCGAGACGGTGATCTCGCGACGGTTCGACGACCTCGTGGAGCGCTACGAGGCGGGCGAGGAGAACGGCGACCGGATCGCCCGGGAGGAACTCGCCGCCCGGGCGCGGTCGCTGGCGCCGAACTGGCGCACGTTCGTCGTGATGACGACGGTGAGCGCGGTGGTCGCCACCGCCGGGTTGCTGCTCGACTCGGCGGCCGTCGTCGTCGGGTCGATGGTCATCGCCCCGCTGATCGGCCCGGCGATGGCGACCAGCACCGGGTCCGTGGTCGACGACCGCGACCTGCTCCTCCGGGGCGTGAAACAGCAGGTCGTGGGGGGCGTGCTGGCCGTCCTCGCGGCCGCGGCCTTCGCCCTCCTGTTGCGAACGGCCCACGTCGTTCCCCTCGAGACGGCCGAGGTGTTCGCCATCGACGAGGTGCGCGAACGCCTCGTTCCGGACGTCCTCTCCCTCGTCATCGCGCTGGGGGCGGGCGCCGCGGGGGCGCTCTCGCTCTCGACCGGCGTCTCCACCGCGCTGGTCGGCGTCATGATCGCCGCGGCGCTCGTGCCGCCCACCGCCGTCGTGGGCATCGGCCTCGCGTGGGGATCGCCCCGCACCGTCTCCGGCGCCCTCGTCCTCGTCCTCGTCAACTTCCTGTCGATCAACTTCGCCGCGCTCGCGGTGCTGTGGGCGACGGGCTACCGCCCGAAGGGCTGGCTCCGCTCCGAGGAGGCGCGGGCCGCGACGCTGAAACGCATCGCCGCGCTCGGGGCCGCGCTGCTCGTCCTCTCGACGCTGCTCGCGGGGGTCACGTACAGCACCTACCGCACCGCGACGTTCGAGGAGGAGACGCGAGCGACCGTCGACGCCGTCCTCGACGACCACGAGGACCTCGAACGCCTCTCGCTCGCGATCTCCTACGAGGAGACGTTCCCATTCACCCGACCGGAGCGGGTGACCGTCGTCGTCGGCCACCCGCCCGGGACCGACACGCCGGCGCTCGCCGAACGCCTCGCGGAGCGCATCGCCCCCATCGCCGAGACGCCCTTCCGCCCCGACCGCCCCGTGACCGTCGAAGTCCAATACGTGGTCGTCGAACGGGCGAACGCGGCGGCGGGCGCTGAGGGGGCGGCACGCGCCGCGCCCGTCGCCCCCGCCGAGGCGGCCCTCCCGGGTCACGCGACGCGCCGGACCTCGCCGTCGACGCCCGTCGCCACCTGA
- the engB gene encoding GTP-binding protein EngB: protein MFEDRPDRDEVVLVGRSNVGKSTLMRELTGHSVPTGRKPGVTRQPNHFDWASEGFMFTDLPGFGFMSGVPEERRERIKTDVVRYVEGNAEDILAGVLVVDGKSVVDIIDRHSGEGEVPHDVELFHFLRDVGIPTVVAVNKMDKVDDRDERLDDLCDRLGILPPWQQWRETIAPICAKRGDVDALTDALETHFHEQKRDDLLKFL from the coding sequence ATGTTCGAGGACCGCCCGGACCGCGACGAGGTCGTACTCGTCGGCCGGTCGAACGTGGGCAAGTCGACGCTGATGCGGGAGTTGACCGGGCACTCGGTCCCCACGGGCCGCAAGCCGGGCGTGACGCGCCAGCCGAACCACTTCGACTGGGCCTCGGAGGGCTTCATGTTCACCGACCTCCCGGGATTCGGCTTCATGTCCGGCGTCCCCGAGGAGCGACGCGAGCGGATCAAGACGGACGTGGTGCGGTACGTCGAGGGGAACGCCGAGGACATCCTCGCTGGCGTCCTCGTCGTCGACGGCAAGAGCGTCGTCGACATCATCGACCGCCACAGCGGCGAGGGCGAGGTCCCCCACGACGTGGAACTGTTCCACTTCCTGCGGGACGTCGGGATCCCGACCGTCGTCGCCGTCAACAAGATGGACAAGGTCGACGACCGGGACGAACGGCTGGACGACCTCTGTGACCGACTCGGCATCCTCCCGCCGTGGCAGCAGTGGCGGGAGACGATCGCCCCCATCTGTGCGAAGCGGGGCGACGTCGACGCCCTGACCGACGCCCTCGAAACCCACTTCCACGAGCAGAAGCGCGACGACCTGCTGAAGTTCCTGTAG
- the serS gene encoding serine--tRNA ligase: MLSRQYLREHPDVVRRTLEDRGMADDVDLDRLLEIDEEWRSLKSEGDDLRHERNQVSDRIGRLKAEGKDEEAEEAIERSQELKARLEDVEDRADDLEAELEAGLMEIPNVPHDDVPVGEDESDNVEDRRHGFDDLRDLPETVTPHYDLGEDLDVIDEARAAKTTGAGFYFLKGDGARLEHALIQFMMDVHREQDYVDLFPPIPVNSTSMEGTGQLPKFADDAYRLGGSETEDYDEDDLWLCPTAEVPVTNMYADDILLREDLPLKHQAYTPNFRREAGEHGTETRGIVRVHQFNKVELVNFVEPSESYERLEGLVDESEEVLRRLGLPYRVLTLCTGDLTFASAKTYDIEVWAPGTDAEDGPERGGRWLEVSSASNFEDFQARRAGIRYRPERHESAEYLHTLNASGTAVGRVMVAILEYYQNEDGTVTVPEALRPYMGGREVIEGHEKVGESAVGAGERD; encoded by the coding sequence ATGCTCAGCAGGCAGTACCTCCGGGAACACCCGGACGTGGTGCGCCGGACCCTCGAAGACCGGGGGATGGCCGACGACGTGGACCTGGATCGACTCCTGGAGATCGACGAGGAGTGGCGCTCGCTCAAGAGCGAAGGGGACGACCTGCGACACGAGCGCAACCAGGTGAGCGACCGGATCGGTCGCCTGAAAGCCGAGGGGAAAGACGAGGAGGCCGAGGAGGCCATCGAGCGCTCCCAGGAACTCAAGGCGCGTCTGGAGGACGTCGAGGACCGCGCCGACGACCTGGAGGCCGAACTGGAGGCGGGGCTCATGGAGATTCCGAACGTCCCCCACGACGACGTGCCCGTCGGCGAGGACGAGAGCGACAACGTCGAGGACCGACGCCACGGCTTCGACGACCTCCGCGACCTGCCCGAGACGGTCACGCCCCACTACGACCTGGGCGAGGACCTCGACGTCATCGACGAGGCCCGCGCCGCCAAGACGACCGGCGCCGGCTTCTACTTCCTGAAGGGCGACGGCGCGCGCCTCGAACACGCCCTGATCCAGTTCATGATGGACGTCCACCGCGAACAGGACTACGTCGACCTGTTCCCGCCGATTCCGGTCAACTCCACGTCGATGGAGGGGACCGGTCAGTTGCCGAAGTTCGCGGACGACGCCTACCGCCTCGGCGGGTCGGAGACGGAGGACTACGACGAGGACGACCTCTGGCTCTGTCCCACCGCGGAGGTGCCCGTCACCAACATGTACGCCGACGACATCCTCCTCCGGGAGGACCTCCCGCTGAAGCATCAGGCCTACACCCCGAACTTCCGGCGCGAGGCGGGCGAACACGGCACCGAGACCCGTGGCATCGTCCGCGTCCACCAGTTCAACAAGGTGGAACTCGTCAACTTCGTCGAGCCGTCGGAGAGCTACGAGCGACTGGAGGGACTGGTCGACGAGTCCGAGGAGGTACTCCGGCGTCTCGGCCTCCCCTACCGGGTCCTGACGCTCTGTACCGGCGACCTGACGTTCGCGTCCGCGAAGACCTACGACATCGAGGTGTGGGCGCCGGGCACCGACGCCGAGGACGGCCCCGAACGGGGCGGTCGGTGGCTCGAAGTCTCCAGCGCCTCGAACTTCGAGGACTTCCAGGCCCGGCGGGCCGGCATCCGCTACCGTCCGGAGCGCCACGAGTCGGCGGAGTACCTCCACACCCTCAACGCCTCCGGGACGGCGGTGGGCCGCGTGATGGTCGCCATCCTCGAGTACTACCAGAACGAGGACGGCACCGTCACCGTCCCCGAGGCGCTCCGTCCGTACATGGGCGGCCGGGAGGTCATCGAGGGACACGAGAAGGTGGGGGAGAGCGCCGTCGGCGCGGGCGAGCGGGACTGA
- a CDS encoding 5-formyltetrahydrofolate cyclo-ligase encodes MDKDRIRERVWDDLEASGEARFPFPPHGRIPNFAGADGAAERLAGTPEWDAASTIKANPDAPQLPARRAALRAGKTLYVAVPRLRDERAFRRLDPADVDDVDDATTVSGIDEYGVPVGPAEMEPLDLIVSGSVAVTEAGGRIGKGEGYSDLEFALLREFGLVDEDTTTATTVHERQVFDGTLPTAPHDVPMDLVVTPARTVRTGAAGKPSGVAWDALSGERIEAMPLLARLAPD; translated from the coding sequence ATGGACAAGGATCGCATCAGGGAGCGCGTCTGGGACGACCTGGAGGCGTCCGGCGAGGCGCGGTTCCCGTTCCCGCCCCACGGCCGCATCCCCAACTTCGCGGGCGCCGACGGGGCGGCCGAGCGACTCGCGGGGACGCCCGAGTGGGACGCGGCGTCGACGATCAAGGCCAACCCCGACGCCCCGCAGTTACCGGCCCGGCGGGCGGCCCTCCGGGCCGGGAAGACCCTGTACGTGGCCGTTCCGCGGCTGCGCGACGAACGGGCGTTCCGCCGGCTCGACCCCGCCGACGTCGACGACGTCGACGACGCGACCACCGTCTCCGGCATCGACGAGTACGGCGTCCCCGTCGGACCCGCGGAGATGGAGCCACTCGACCTGATCGTCAGCGGGAGCGTCGCGGTGACCGAGGCCGGCGGCCGGATCGGCAAGGGCGAGGGGTACAGCGACCTGGAGTTCGCCCTCCTCCGGGAGTTCGGCCTGGTGGACGAGGACACGACGACGGCCACGACCGTCCACGAACGCCAGGTGTTCGACGGTACCCTCCCGACCGCGCCCCACGACGTGCCGATGGATCTGGTCGTGACGCCGGCGCGAACCGTGCGGACGGGGGCGGCCGGGAAGCCGTCGGGCGTCGCGTGGGACGCGCTGTCCGGGGAGCGGATCGAGGCGATGCCGCTGCTGGCGCGACTGGCGCCGGACTGA
- a CDS encoding DUF367 family protein, producing the protein MDLHVRYAGDDDPEKCTARKLARFDLADLHRSDRATPYGVVLNPHAERALSPADAPGTERLVALDCSWESAGEARFSLPGDHRALPYLVAANPVNFGRPMELTTVEALAAALVILGDRPHAERILAKFTWGGTFLELNDEPLRRYADCADSAEVVAVQGEYLDRGDG; encoded by the coding sequence GTGGACCTGCACGTGCGCTACGCGGGCGACGACGACCCCGAGAAGTGTACGGCCCGCAAGCTCGCCCGGTTCGACCTGGCCGACCTGCACCGCTCGGACCGGGCGACGCCGTACGGGGTGGTGCTCAACCCACACGCGGAGCGGGCGCTCTCGCCCGCCGACGCGCCCGGGACCGAGCGGCTCGTCGCCCTCGATTGCTCGTGGGAGTCCGCGGGCGAGGCGCGCTTCTCCCTGCCCGGCGACCACCGGGCGCTCCCCTACCTGGTCGCCGCCAATCCCGTCAACTTCGGCCGGCCGATGGAGTTGACGACGGTGGAGGCGCTGGCGGCGGCGCTCGTCATCCTCGGCGACCGCCCGCACGCCGAGCGGATCCTCGCGAAGTTCACGTGGGGCGGGACGTTCCTCGAACTCAACGACGAGCCCCTGCGGCGCTACGCCGACTGTGCGGACTCCGCGGAGGTCGTGGCGGTCCAGGGCGAGTATCTGGACCGCGGCGACGGGTAG
- a CDS encoding amphi-Trp domain-containing protein: MPDLPDDDPTSTVADDYFEQTYAVSASEAGAFLIDLGELLRAGEDVTLDGDDWELPFAYREPVELEIEYVGGSEPELEIELELTSVAGDEDPPSLG; this comes from the coding sequence ATGCCGGACCTCCCCGACGACGACCCGACCAGCACCGTCGCCGACGACTACTTCGAGCAGACGTACGCGGTGAGCGCGAGCGAGGCGGGGGCGTTCCTGATCGACCTGGGCGAACTCCTGCGGGCGGGCGAGGACGTGACCCTCGACGGCGACGACTGGGAACTCCCCTTCGCCTACCGCGAACCGGTCGAACTGGAGATCGAGTACGTCGGCGGGTCGGAGCCGGAACTGGAGATCGAACTCGAACTGACGAGCGTCGCCGGGGACGAGGACCCGCCCTCGCTCGGCTAG
- a CDS encoding nuclear transport factor 2 family protein, with amino-acid sequence MDRRDTVTGYYDAIDAGAYDRLAGLLDPAFVHRRPDRTLDGRERFVAFMRDDRPRTDTEHVLDEVCVGPETVFARGRLRADDEDLFGFVDVFRVADERIESLTTYTD; translated from the coding sequence ATGGACCGGCGCGACACGGTGACGGGGTACTACGACGCGATCGACGCTGGGGCGTACGACCGCCTCGCCGGCCTCCTCGATCCGGCGTTCGTCCACCGGCGACCGGACCGGACGCTCGACGGTCGGGAGCGGTTCGTGGCGTTCATGCGCGACGACCGGCCGCGCACCGACACCGAACACGTCCTCGACGAGGTGTGTGTCGGCCCGGAGACGGTGTTCGCGCGCGGACGCCTCCGGGCGGACGACGAGGACCTGTTCGGCTTCGTCGACGTCTTCCGAGTCGCGGACGAACGGATCGAGTCGCTGACCACGTACACCGACTAG
- the ddh gene encoding D-2-hydroxyacid dehydrogenase yields MAAISTLGIHESVGEVFPPSVIRDALADAGPAVRIVGDDVDVDVDALVTFAYEEHFLDAGLEWIHSIQAGVDRFPFDALADRGIALTNSTGIHGDVVGETAVGMMLAFARRLHAHRSNQERGEWRKPAWDDAFPLRRESACVVGLGTLGTGIATRASALGMDVTGVKRTPTPVDGVDEVFPPEDLHAAVADARFVALAVPLTDDTEAMISTPELDAMREDAYLINVARGPVVDQAALVDALESGAVAGAGLDVFETEPLPADSPLWDREEVILTPHAAGFNDEYYDRVATIVRENLRRRRAGESLTNRVV; encoded by the coding sequence ATGGCAGCGATTTCGACGCTCGGCATCCACGAGTCGGTCGGCGAAGTGTTCCCTCCGTCGGTAATCCGCGACGCCCTCGCGGACGCCGGGCCGGCGGTCCGGATCGTCGGCGACGACGTCGACGTCGACGTCGATGCCCTCGTCACCTTCGCCTACGAGGAGCACTTCCTCGACGCCGGCCTGGAGTGGATCCACTCGATCCAGGCGGGCGTGGATCGGTTCCCGTTCGACGCCCTGGCCGACCGGGGCATCGCCCTGACCAACAGCACGGGCATCCACGGCGACGTGGTGGGCGAGACGGCGGTGGGGATGATGCTCGCGTTCGCCCGCCGCCTGCACGCCCACCGGTCGAACCAGGAGCGCGGCGAGTGGCGGAAGCCGGCGTGGGACGACGCCTTCCCCCTGCGCCGGGAGTCGGCCTGCGTGGTCGGCCTCGGCACCCTCGGGACGGGCATCGCCACTCGCGCGTCGGCGCTGGGGATGGACGTGACGGGCGTGAAGCGAACGCCGACGCCCGTCGACGGCGTCGACGAGGTGTTCCCGCCCGAGGACCTCCACGCGGCCGTCGCCGACGCCCGGTTCGTCGCGCTCGCGGTGCCCCTGACCGACGACACCGAGGCGATGATCTCGACGCCCGAACTCGACGCGATGCGCGAGGACGCCTACCTGATCAACGTCGCCCGCGGCCCGGTCGTCGATCAGGCGGCGCTCGTCGACGCCCTCGAATCGGGCGCCGTCGCGGGCGCGGGGCTCGACGTGTTCGAAACCGAGCCGTTGCCCGCGGACTCGCCGCTCTGGGACCGCGAGGAGGTGATCCTGACGCCCCACGCCGCGGGGTTCAACGACGAGTACTACGACCGGGTGGCGACCATCGTCCGCGAGAACCTGCGCCGACGCCGGGCAGGCGAGTCGCTGACCAACCGCGTGGTGTAG
- a CDS encoding patatin-like phospholipase family protein: MSDEPTTVAVACQGGGSHTAFTAGALRRYLAASDSAYDFVAFTGTSGGALCALTAWYGLRTADAAAARAGLRDLWADIEVRGPLDAAVNFGVVNTGRLLDSGFPMPQVGPAYNPGARLAKRRLRRAIEAQVDPAVLADLVAEGGDGAPPPKLLVSAVDATDGTFEIFTDRPSEPTPDGADDPVASWIEERPKPLSVDAVLASASVPTVFEGVRMRDEPDGPVHEYWDGLFSQNPPIRNLLGGPDRAARKPDEIWLIRINPRVRRDGLSTLAEIADRRNELAGSLSLAQELHFVDRVNDWIDDGVLPRERYKPVTVRELELDEDRLDGERPLRTASKLDRRSGFIEDLLALGERQADDFLADPDAHRLLGPA, encoded by the coding sequence ATGAGCGACGAACCGACGACGGTGGCCGTGGCCTGTCAGGGCGGCGGCAGCCACACGGCCTTCACGGCGGGTGCCCTCCGACGATATCTCGCGGCGTCGGACTCGGCGTACGACTTCGTCGCCTTCACCGGCACGTCCGGCGGCGCGCTCTGTGCACTGACGGCGTGGTACGGGCTCCGAACCGCGGACGCCGCGGCCGCGCGGGCCGGCCTCCGTGACCTCTGGGCCGACATCGAGGTGCGCGGGCCGCTCGACGCCGCCGTCAACTTCGGCGTCGTGAACACGGGCCGCCTCCTCGACTCCGGGTTCCCGATGCCGCAGGTCGGCCCGGCGTACAACCCGGGCGCTCGGCTGGCGAAGCGGCGCCTCCGGCGCGCCATCGAGGCGCAGGTCGATCCGGCGGTCCTCGCCGACCTCGTCGCCGAGGGCGGGGACGGGGCGCCGCCGCCCAAACTCCTCGTGAGCGCCGTCGACGCGACCGACGGGACGTTCGAGATCTTCACCGACCGGCCGTCGGAGCCGACTCCGGACGGGGCCGACGACCCGGTCGCGTCGTGGATCGAGGAGCGGCCAAAACCCCTCTCGGTCGACGCCGTCCTCGCGTCCGCGTCGGTGCCGACGGTGTTCGAGGGGGTGCGGATGCGGGACGAACCGGACGGCCCGGTCCACGAGTACTGGGACGGGCTGTTCTCGCAGAACCCCCCGATCCGGAACCTCCTCGGCGGACCGGACCGCGCGGCCCGGAAGCCGGACGAGATCTGGCTGATCCGCATCAACCCCCGCGTCCGGCGGGACGGCCTCTCGACGCTGGCCGAAATCGCCGACCGGCGCAACGAACTGGCGGGCAGCCTCTCGCTGGCACAGGAACTCCACTTCGTCGACCGGGTCAACGACTGGATCGACGACGGCGTCCTGCCCCGGGAGCGCTACAAGCCCGTCACCGTCCGCGAACTCGAACTGGACGAGGACCGCCTCGACGGCGAGCGACCCCTCCGGACGGCGTCCAAACTCGACCGTCGGTCGGGCTTCATCGAGGACCTGCTCGCCCTCGGGGAGCGACAGGCCGACGACTTCCTCGCCGACCCCGACGCCCACCGGCTGCTGGGGCCGGCGTAG
- a CDS encoding SIMPL domain-containing protein: MKRLFPAALALVVLLAGCAGPLQSGTADASGDGSTISVSATGTASAEADLAVVSLGVEVTADGAADAREAVARDVTSVRSALADAGVPDANVTTTSFGIAPVYDYLDGERELRGYRAVHSLAVETAPANAGSVVDVAVGAGATTVDGVQFTLSDERRAELRSTALDRAMGAARTDADGIATAADLSVTGVTHATTGAEFGPFPVARFEDAAAGSETTFQPAPVTVTATVDVTYAAA, from the coding sequence ATGAAACGTTTGTTCCCCGCGGCGCTCGCCCTCGTCGTCCTCCTCGCCGGCTGTGCCGGTCCCCTCCAGTCGGGGACGGCGGACGCGAGCGGTGACGGATCGACCATCTCGGTGTCGGCCACGGGCACGGCGAGCGCCGAGGCGGACCTGGCGGTCGTGAGCCTCGGCGTCGAGGTGACCGCGGACGGCGCCGCCGACGCCCGCGAGGCCGTCGCGCGGGACGTGACCAGCGTGCGGTCGGCGCTCGCGGACGCGGGCGTCCCCGACGCGAACGTGACGACGACGTCGTTCGGCATCGCGCCCGTCTACGACTACCTCGACGGCGAACGGGAACTGCGCGGCTACCGCGCGGTCCACTCGCTGGCCGTCGAGACGGCGCCCGCGAACGCGGGTTCGGTCGTCGACGTCGCCGTCGGTGCCGGTGCGACGACCGTCGACGGCGTCCAGTTCACCCTCAGCGACGAGCGCCGCGCCGAACTTCGGTCGACGGCGCTCGACCGCGCGATGGGCGCCGCGCGCACCGACGCCGACGGCATCGCGACCGCCGCGGACCTCTCGGTGACCGGCGTGACGCACGCGACCACCGGCGCGGAGTTCGGTCCCTTCCCCGTCGCCCGGTTCGAGGACGCGGCCGCCGGCAGCGAGACGACCTTCCAGCCCGCGCCGGTGACGGTGACGGCCACCGTCGACGTGACGTACGCGGCCGCCTAG
- a CDS encoding NOG1 family protein: MIFEGLPTTPRSEELVDKAFSRAARSGRAKSGLEAQQSMLQTAGNILSDNLENVVTEWPDFGVVDPFYRELADAVLRREIGSRTAEDGTEQVGLDALRASLSEVTWASRQVEEIQREYNAKLRKTDPETARKHRKQAFARMADVVEEVADDLRRVGDARNALRDLPDVRPDEPAIVVAGYPNVGKSSFVNAVTRADNEIARYPFTTRGVQIGHFERDHIRYQIIDTPGLLDRPEAERNDIESQAVSALAHLADAVVFVVDASEECGYPLDAQLALRDAVVDRFDAPVLTICNKSDRSTDVDADAYMSVSEGENVDAVLDLAVETVDWEPDLPSR; the protein is encoded by the coding sequence ATGATTTTCGAAGGCCTCCCGACCACGCCCCGGTCGGAGGAACTCGTCGACAAAGCCTTCTCGCGGGCCGCCCGCTCCGGGCGTGCGAAGTCGGGGCTGGAGGCCCAGCAGTCGATGCTGCAGACGGCGGGCAACATCCTCTCGGACAACCTGGAGAACGTGGTGACGGAGTGGCCGGACTTCGGCGTCGTCGACCCCTTCTACCGGGAACTCGCCGACGCCGTCCTGCGGCGGGAGATCGGGTCGCGGACGGCCGAGGACGGCACCGAACAGGTCGGACTGGACGCCCTCCGCGCCAGCCTCTCGGAGGTGACGTGGGCGAGTCGCCAGGTCGAGGAGATCCAGCGGGAGTACAACGCGAAGCTCCGGAAGACGGACCCGGAGACGGCACGCAAGCACCGCAAGCAGGCGTTCGCGCGGATGGCCGACGTGGTCGAGGAGGTGGCCGACGACCTCCGGCGGGTGGGCGACGCCCGGAACGCGCTCCGTGACCTGCCGGACGTCCGCCCCGACGAACCGGCCATCGTCGTCGCCGGCTACCCCAACGTCGGCAAGTCGTCGTTCGTGAACGCGGTCACCCGCGCCGACAACGAGATCGCCCGGTATCCGTTCACCACCCGCGGGGTGCAGATCGGTCACTTCGAGCGGGACCACATCCGCTATCAGATCATCGACACCCCGGGGCTGCTGGACCGCCCCGAGGCGGAGCGAAACGACATCGAGAGCCAGGCGGTGAGCGCGCTCGCCCACCTCGCCGACGCCGTCGTGTTCGTCGTCGACGCCAGCGAGGAGTGTGGCTACCCGCTCGACGCCCAGCTCGCCCTGCGCGATGCGGTCGTCGATCGGTTCGACGCCCCCGTCCTGACGATCTGTAACAAGAGCGACCGCTCGACGGACGTGGACGCCGACGCCTACATGAGCGTGAGCGAGGGGGAGAACGTCGACGCGGTCCTCGATCTGGCGGTCGAGACGGTCGACTGGGAGCCGGATCTGCCCTCCCGCTAG